CCATCATCAAAAACTGCCAGTATGAAATCTTACGGCTGATACCGGCAGTAATATAAATCGGCGTACGCAAGCCCGGTAAAAAACGGGCGACAAATAAAACACGGTTGCCGTATTTATCAAATTTTTCCTGCACCTGAGCATAACGCTTGGGTGTCATAATCTTGGCAATAAAGCGTACTTTCAGAATTTTATGCCCGTAAATCCGCCCTGCCGCAAACATCAAACCGTCGCCGACCAACACGCCGAGCATACCGACTACCACCATAATATGGACATTTGCATAACCCAAACCGGAAATCACACCGCCAGTAACCAGCGTAATGTCTTCAGGAATCGGCACACCAAACCCGCACGCAACCAAAACCAGAAAAACGGCTGCATATCCGTATTGGGTAAAAAATGCTTCCAAAATGGCGAACATCGGTTCGATTATCCCTGTAATAAAATCGTTATTCTAACAAAACAACGGCAGTCTGCCCTAACAATTCAGACAGACTGCCCTAAACAGCTTATTGCTGTTCGATAGCGGCAGCAATACGCTCCGCACCTTTTTTAGCCAAATCCGCCTGTTTGGCTTCAACCATCACACGCACAACAGGTTCGGTACCCGAAGCACGCAATACCACACGGCCTTTGCCTTCCAATTCCGCTTCCACTTCTTTCAATGCTTCTTCGGAAGCTTTTTGCCAATCTTGGCCTTTTTTCAGACGGACATTAATCATGGTTTGCGGATAAGGCTGCCACTCGGCACACACGGTAGCCAAGTCTTGTTGCAGGGTTCTGAGTGCCGCCAACACCTGCAAAGCGGAAATCGTGCCGTCGCCGGTATTGTGTTTATCCATGCACAACACATGACCGCTGGCTTCACCGCCGATCAGCCAACCGCGCTGTTGGAGCTGTTCCAAAACATAACGGTCGCCGACTTTGGCACGGCAAAACTCGATACCCTGATCGCGCAAAGCTACTTCCATCGCCATATTGGTCATGACCGTTCCGACCACACCGCCAATATTCACGCCTTCGTGTACTCTTGCCTTGGCAATCACATAAATCAAGCTGTCGCCGTCGTAAACTTTGCCGTGACGGTCAACCATAATCACACGGTCGCCGTCGCCGTCCAAAGCAATGCCGTAATCGGCTTCATTCTGCAATACGGCTGCCTGCAAAGCCTTGGGATGGGTTGCGCCGACTTTATCATTGATATTGTAGCCGTTCGGCTCATCACCGATAGACACCACTTCCGCGCCCAATTCGTGGAATACTTTCGGTGCAACGTGATAACCCGCACCGTTAGCCGTATCCACCACCAATTTTAATCCGCGCAAATCCAAGTGGGCCGGAAAAGTCGACTTACAAAACTCGATATAGCGGTCATCCGATCCGTTGATACGGCGGGCACGACCCAATCTCACAGAAGGTAAGGTTTTCATTTCTTTGTCGATCTGGGCTTCGATTTCCATCTCGACTTCATCACTCAACTTAACACCGCCTTCGGCAAAAAATTTGATACCGTTGTCGGAATACACATTATGCGATGCGGAAATCATGACGCCTGCGGACAAACGCAATGCACGGGTCAGATAAGCCACACCGGGTGTCGGCAACGGACCGGTCTGAATCACATTGACTCCCGCTGCAGTAAAACCCGCAATCAGCGCTGCTTCCAGCATATAGCCTGAAATACGGGTGTCTTTACCGATCAGAACCGTCGGCTTGTGGTCGCTTTCGTGTCTTACCAAAACCTGACCTGCCGCATAACCCAACTTCAATACGAAATCAGGCGTAATCGGAAACTGCCCTACTTCACCTCGCACACCATCGGTACCGAAATATTTTTTTGCCATGAGAAACTCCATTCAAAGTCTGACGATATTGTAAAGCAGCCGGATAGCCTCTTCCAAACATTTCAAAACAGCTTTACATTTTCTTGATATAACCCAATAAACAGAAGAATCCTACTTGCATGCTGTCAATTTAGCGTTTCACAGACATGTCGCACACCGTTTGTTTTCCTTCAAACAGATACGCCTAATGCCCGCCATACTTTTACCGCCTCAACGGTTTCCTTTACATCATGCACGCGTATAACCTGTGCGCCCCTTGCCAATGCTGCCAACGCGGCAGCAACGCTGCCTGTTACGCGCTCAAGCGGATTCTCCAC
Above is a genomic segment from Neisseria weaveri containing:
- a CDS encoding DedA family protein — protein: MFAILEAFFTQYGYAAVFLVLVACGFGVPIPEDITLVTGGVISGLGYANVHIMVVVGMLGVLVGDGLMFAAGRIYGHKILKVRFIAKIMTPKRYAQVQEKFDKYGNRVLFVARFLPGLRTPIYITAGISRKISYWQFLMMDGFAALISVPVWVYLGDYGAQQTDWLMEKVHQFQSVLFIVLGLGALVILYFWWKKRQRIRFYRQKLSELREKRRMAKKLNNIDNNHADNG
- the glmM gene encoding phosphoglucosamine mutase, yielding MAKKYFGTDGVRGEVGQFPITPDFVLKLGYAAGQVLVRHESDHKPTVLIGKDTRISGYMLEAALIAGFTAAGVNVIQTGPLPTPGVAYLTRALRLSAGVMISASHNVYSDNGIKFFAEGGVKLSDEVEMEIEAQIDKEMKTLPSVRLGRARRINGSDDRYIEFCKSTFPAHLDLRGLKLVVDTANGAGYHVAPKVFHELGAEVVSIGDEPNGYNINDKVGATHPKALQAAVLQNEADYGIALDGDGDRVIMVDRHGKVYDGDSLIYVIAKARVHEGVNIGGVVGTVMTNMAMEVALRDQGIEFCRAKVGDRYVLEQLQQRGWLIGGEASGHVLCMDKHNTGDGTISALQVLAALRTLQQDLATVCAEWQPYPQTMINVRLKKGQDWQKASEEALKEVEAELEGKGRVVLRASGTEPVVRVMVEAKQADLAKKGAERIAAAIEQQ